In one Actinomycetota bacterium genomic region, the following are encoded:
- a CDS encoding restriction endonuclease: MTELRLQEGGEPAVVRLDDRVGDALAASGAVSAHRLGGGQWEVTATTKVGVASISGVTVWVRPKVDIHRLLFLLGYAKDPGWRADTVAMAEVDDLVAALAQAFASQVERATEVGLLQGYTETDDSLMVLRGRLRDQDQLRQRFGLAVPLLVRFDDYTVDIAENRVLRAAAELLLRLPGVDARARQRLRGIRLMLADVGPHTCSGSTPAWRPTRLNARYHVALWLAELVLAGDAVDQAPGDVRVNGFLVDMAKVYEDFLVAALVESLRPFGGRCRPQDRHHLDVDSRITMRPDLVWHLDGQPAAVIDAKYKVEKPSGFPDADLYQMLAYCTALGLDAGHLIYAKGNGTRASHRVRNAAVTVVTHTLDLGLTPTALLASVDDLAAVVAGASVPSN, encoded by the coding sequence GTGACCGAGCTCCGCCTCCAGGAAGGAGGCGAGCCCGCGGTGGTGCGCCTCGACGACAGGGTGGGCGACGCCCTGGCCGCGTCGGGGGCCGTTTCTGCCCACCGTCTCGGGGGCGGGCAGTGGGAGGTGACCGCCACCACCAAGGTGGGCGTGGCCTCGATCTCGGGCGTCACGGTTTGGGTCAGGCCCAAGGTCGACATCCACCGCCTGCTGTTCCTGCTCGGCTACGCCAAGGACCCGGGGTGGAGGGCCGACACCGTCGCCATGGCCGAGGTCGACGACCTGGTGGCGGCCCTGGCCCAGGCGTTCGCCAGCCAGGTGGAGCGGGCCACCGAGGTGGGGCTGCTCCAGGGCTACACCGAGACCGACGACTCGCTCATGGTGCTGCGGGGCCGCCTTCGCGATCAGGACCAGCTCCGCCAGCGCTTCGGGCTGGCCGTGCCCCTGCTCGTCCGTTTCGACGACTACACCGTCGACATCGCCGAGAACCGGGTGCTGCGGGCCGCGGCTGAGCTGCTGCTCCGCCTGCCCGGCGTCGACGCCCGTGCCCGCCAGCGCCTGCGGGGCATCCGGCTGATGCTTGCCGATGTCGGGCCTCACACCTGCTCGGGGTCGACCCCAGCCTGGAGGCCAACCAGGCTCAACGCCCGCTACCACGTGGCGCTGTGGTTGGCCGAGCTCGTGCTGGCCGGCGACGCCGTCGACCAGGCACCCGGCGACGTACGGGTGAACGGTTTCCTGGTCGACATGGCCAAGGTCTACGAGGACTTCCTGGTCGCCGCGCTGGTCGAGTCGTTGCGTCCCTTCGGCGGACGCTGCCGCCCCCAGGACCGTCACCACCTCGACGTCGACAGCCGTATCACCATGCGCCCCGACCTGGTCTGGCACCTCGACGGCCAGCCGGCAGCCGTGATCGACGCCAAGTACAAGGTGGAGAAGCCCTCGGGCTTCCCCGACGCCGACCTGTACCAGATGCTCGCCTACTGCACCGCCCTCGGCCTCGACGCCGGCCACCTCATCTACGCCAAGGGCAACGGCACCCGGGCCAGCCACCGGGTGCGCAACGCTGCCGTCACGGTCGTCACCCACACCCTCGATCTCGGCCTCACCCCGACAGCCCTGCTCGCCAGCGTCGACGACCTCGCCGCGGTCGTCGCAGGAGCTTCGGTTCCGTCGAACTGA
- a CDS encoding macro domain-containing protein encodes MITEAHGNLLQAEVDALVNTVNTVGVMGKGIALQFARAFPAMLTDYEKAAKRGEVQLGKMHVWENNALAGPRLVINFPTKGHWRARSRLADVEAGLADLVDVVRAYGIRSLAVPPLGCGSGGLRWEEVRPVIEKALAEVPGVDVRLYPPEGPPAAEAMVTDTRRPEWTPGKAALVDIVAQYRERSVEVSLIEVQKLMYFLQEAGEPLKLKFAKGLYGPYAENLRFVLLAVEGHFLRGFGDASVPVMSAEPITVMPGAAEEARAELARHPGTVARIDRVVALSDGFESAYGMELLATVHWLAIAGDGQAAGPESVAEQVAGWSARKRRMFGPDHVAAAWHQLHDQGWLPARVAPGG; translated from the coding sequence TTGATCACCGAAGCGCACGGCAACCTCCTTCAGGCCGAGGTCGACGCCCTGGTCAACACCGTGAACACGGTGGGTGTCATGGGCAAGGGCATCGCCCTTCAGTTCGCCCGGGCCTTCCCGGCCATGCTCACCGACTACGAGAAGGCGGCGAAGCGGGGGGAGGTGCAGCTCGGCAAGATGCACGTCTGGGAGAACAACGCCCTCGCCGGTCCTCGCTTGGTCATCAACTTCCCCACCAAGGGCCACTGGCGAGCCCGGTCCCGGTTGGCCGACGTGGAGGCCGGTCTCGCCGACCTGGTCGACGTGGTCCGCGCCTACGGGATCCGCTCGCTGGCCGTTCCCCCGCTCGGGTGCGGTAGCGGCGGCCTGCGCTGGGAGGAGGTCAGGCCGGTCATCGAGAAAGCGCTGGCCGAGGTGCCCGGAGTCGACGTGCGGCTTTACCCGCCCGAGGGCCCGCCGGCGGCTGAGGCCATGGTCACCGACACGCGCCGACCCGAGTGGACGCCTGGAAAGGCGGCCCTCGTCGACATCGTGGCCCAGTACCGCGAGCGGTCCGTGGAGGTGTCGCTCATCGAGGTGCAGAAGCTGATGTACTTCCTCCAGGAGGCGGGGGAACCGCTCAAGCTGAAGTTCGCCAAGGGCCTCTACGGGCCCTATGCCGAGAACCTCCGGTTCGTGCTCCTCGCCGTCGAGGGCCACTTCCTGCGGGGTTTCGGCGACGCCAGCGTGCCGGTGATGTCGGCGGAGCCGATCACCGTCATGCCCGGCGCGGCCGAGGAGGCCCGCGCCGAGCTTGCCCGCCACCCCGGCACGGTCGCTCGGATCGACCGGGTCGTGGCCCTGAGCGACGGCTTCGAGTCGGCCTACGGCATGGAACTGCTGGCCACCGTCCACTGGCTGGCCATCGCCGGTGACGGCCAGGCCGCAGGCCCCGAATCGGTCGCCGAGCAGGTGGCCGGATGGAGCGCCCGCAAGCGCCGGATGTTCGGACCCGACCACGTCGCCGCCGCTTGGCACCAGCTCCACGACCAAGGCTGGCTGCCCGCCCGCGTGGCGCCGGGCGGGTGA
- a CDS encoding DUF4433 domain-containing protein — translation MPRPRPTPLYHFTHVDNLPSIVTDGLLCEAASTQRCVVEVGNRRIKEQRRRRPVRAGPGGSVGDYVPFYFAPRSPMLYAVNAGQVEQYAGGQGPLVYLVTSVERLGDLGLSLVFTDRNAALATGLVRFTSALDDLDDLVDWPLMADALWFNTPDDPERRERRMAECLAHGRVPWDGFTAVAATARMRTKVTEALARVGAHAQVEVRPKWYF, via the coding sequence ATGCCCCGACCCCGACCTACGCCGCTCTACCACTTCACCCACGTCGACAACCTGCCCTCCATCGTCACCGACGGGCTGCTCTGCGAGGCCGCCAGTACCCAACGGTGCGTCGTTGAAGTGGGGAACCGCCGGATCAAGGAGCAGCGCCGGCGGCGCCCGGTCCGAGCGGGCCCGGGCGGGTCGGTGGGCGACTACGTCCCCTTCTACTTCGCGCCCCGCAGCCCGATGCTCTATGCAGTCAATGCCGGGCAGGTCGAGCAGTACGCTGGCGGTCAGGGTCCGCTCGTCTACCTGGTCACGTCGGTCGAGCGTCTCGGAGACCTCGGGCTCTCTTTGGTTTTCACCGATCGGAACGCGGCGCTGGCCACCGGCCTGGTCCGTTTCACCAGCGCTCTCGACGACCTCGACGACCTGGTGGACTGGCCCCTGATGGCCGATGCCTTGTGGTTCAACACCCCCGACGACCCCGAGCGACGGGAACGCCGCATGGCGGAATGCCTGGCGCACGGCCGTGTCCCCTGGGATGGCTTCACCGCGGTCGCCGCGACAGCAAGAATGCGTACGAAGGTGACCGAGGCGCTGGCGAGGGTCGGCGCCCACGCTCAGGTCGAGGTCCGGCCGAAGTGGTACTTCTAG
- a CDS encoding AAA family ATPase: MITGRRVAQLMREAAVFMAERGRPASREEVLAHIEAVVRPTDEERELVAGEEAWRYKFLWSTTTMVKAGWLAKDGRGVWSLTEEGRAAVADHGDPESFRNAALARYRRWRRERPAQRRAWLVRGSSVLGANVVSAWLEGGYVSLAGSQLRPVEAGIGADELRALAEEDYEHLKHHELKAKVDEIVAFVTRVRPGDAVLTTSEHLVYIGDVTGECEYVASEGGRSNLRRAVEWRNADTPIDYADLPAPLPARLQTGSTVLDLTADLALIDDLTAPPVDEDELGGAARHEHLPEPSPGLAEGLFVDAGWLSEVRRLLDERRQLVFYGPPGTGKTFIARSLAADLVGPEQVKLVQFHPAYTYEDFFEGYRPVPGRAEGTISFELKPGPFRKLVDRAREHPEQAFVLIIDEINRANLAKVFGELYFLLEYRDQAVDLLYSADEEGFTLPPNVYLIGTMNTADRSIALVDSAMRRRFGFVSLDPGEEPARSLLERWSAHHGLGATAARLLEELNRRIDDPDFRIGPAYFMKSTLADAHSHESLDRIWRTSLLPLLQEHHYGQWDSVRRRYELASLLRAVEEG, encoded by the coding sequence GTGATCACCGGCCGGCGGGTGGCGCAGCTCATGCGGGAGGCGGCCGTGTTCATGGCGGAGCGGGGGCGGCCGGCGTCGCGAGAGGAGGTGCTGGCCCACATCGAGGCGGTGGTGCGGCCCACCGACGAGGAGCGTGAGCTGGTGGCGGGCGAGGAGGCGTGGCGGTACAAGTTCCTCTGGTCTACGACGACCATGGTCAAGGCGGGTTGGTTGGCCAAGGACGGGCGGGGCGTGTGGTCGCTCACCGAGGAGGGCCGCGCCGCCGTGGCCGACCATGGTGACCCGGAGTCGTTCCGTAATGCCGCCCTGGCCCGCTATCGCCGGTGGCGGCGCGAGAGGCCGGCCCAGCGTCGGGCCTGGCTGGTGCGAGGCTCGTCGGTGCTGGGCGCTAACGTCGTTTCGGCCTGGCTCGAAGGTGGCTACGTCAGCCTGGCCGGGTCGCAGCTGCGGCCGGTCGAGGCTGGTATCGGGGCCGACGAGCTGCGGGCGCTGGCCGAGGAGGACTACGAGCACCTCAAGCACCATGAGCTGAAGGCCAAGGTGGACGAGATCGTCGCCTTCGTGACCCGGGTGCGCCCGGGCGACGCGGTCCTGACCACGAGCGAGCACCTCGTCTACATCGGTGACGTCACCGGCGAGTGCGAGTACGTCGCCTCCGAGGGCGGTCGCTCCAACCTCCGTCGCGCCGTCGAGTGGCGCAACGCCGACACGCCGATCGACTACGCCGACCTGCCGGCGCCGCTGCCCGCCCGCCTCCAGACGGGTAGTACGGTGCTCGACCTCACCGCCGACCTCGCCCTCATCGACGACCTGACCGCGCCGCCCGTCGACGAGGACGAGCTCGGGGGAGCCGCCCGCCACGAGCACCTGCCCGAGCCCTCGCCGGGCCTGGCCGAGGGCCTGTTCGTCGACGCCGGATGGCTGTCGGAGGTCCGCCGGCTGCTCGACGAGCGCCGCCAGCTCGTGTTCTACGGTCCGCCGGGGACGGGCAAGACGTTCATCGCCCGCTCGCTGGCGGCCGACCTGGTGGGGCCCGAGCAGGTGAAGCTGGTGCAGTTCCACCCGGCCTACACCTACGAGGACTTCTTCGAGGGCTACCGGCCGGTGCCGGGCCGGGCCGAGGGCACCATCTCCTTCGAGCTCAAGCCGGGGCCGTTCCGCAAGCTTGTAGACCGCGCCCGCGAGCACCCCGAGCAGGCATTCGTGCTCATCATCGACGAGATCAACCGGGCCAACCTGGCCAAGGTGTTCGGCGAGCTGTACTTCCTGCTCGAGTACCGCGACCAAGCCGTCGACCTGCTCTACTCGGCCGACGAGGAGGGCTTCACCCTTCCCCCCAACGTGTACCTCATCGGCACCATGAACACCGCCGACCGTTCGATCGCCCTCGTCGATTCGGCCATGCGCCGGCGGTTCGGCTTCGTGTCCCTCGACCCTGGCGAGGAGCCGGCCCGGTCGTTGCTGGAGCGGTGGTCGGCGCACCACGGCCTGGGGGCCACGGCCGCGAGGCTGCTCGAGGAGCTCAACCGCCGCATCGACGACCCCGACTTCCGCATCGGGCCGGCCTACTTTATGAAGAGCACCCTCGCCGACGCCCACTCGCACGAGAGCCTCGACCGCATCTGGCGGACCTCGCTGCTGCCCCTGCTCCAGGAGCACCACTACGGCCAGTGGGACAGCGTGCGCCGCCGCTACGAGCTGGCGTCGCTGCTCAGGGCCGTCGAGGAGGGGTGA